One window from the genome of Elaeis guineensis isolate ETL-2024a chromosome 5, EG11, whole genome shotgun sequence encodes:
- the LOC105033526 gene encoding uncharacterized protein produces the protein MPSSPLSMRSLSSSLFRSLLFLFMTIFLLYILLFPNPLLRSPVASTSAVPTPAGSGPGATSVRHLLFGIASSARSWPRRRDYLRLWWRPALMRGFVFLDSSVGGGVADDLPPTRVSADASRFPYSFKGGLRSAVRVARIAKELVEAVDGRFAPGDVRWIVLGDDDTVFFPENLAGTLAKYDWERWYYVGGRSEGLQQNMAHSFGMAFGGGGLAISYPLARVLAKVLDSCLVRYAHLYGSDARIFACITELGVGLTYEPGFHQVDLRGDLLGMLSAHPLAPLVSLHHLDNVEPLFPSMNRTMALKHLFEAVNVDPARILQQTVCYDSLKMLTISVSWGYTVQVFEGNQLLPDLLSLQQTFTPWRRNRNIVSGLYIFNTREFPRDPCERPVIFFLESVSFGSDRINSNYSRHVTNDCLQGRRLTKNLQQIRVSSQKLNHEIWQAPRRQCCDVLPSFTDMVLKIDIRKCKDDELIAMQP, from the exons AtgccctcctctcctctctctatgcgatccctctcctcctccctttttcgctccctcctcttcctcttcatgACCATCTTCCTCCTCTACATCCTCCTCTTCCCCAACCCCCTCCTCCGCTCCCCAGTCGCCTCCACCTCCGCCGTCCCCACTCCCGCCGGCTCCGGCCCCGGCGCCACCTCCGTCCGCCACCTCCTATTTGGCATCGCTTCCTCCGCCCGCTCCTGGCCCCGCCGCCGGGACTACCTCCGCCTGTGGTGGCGGCCCGCCCTCATGCGTGGCTTcgtcttcctcgactccagcgtcGGCGGCGGCGTAGCCGACGACCTCCCTCCGACTCGCGTCTCCGCCGACGCCTCCCGCTTCCCCTACTCCTTCAAGGGCGGCCTCCGATCGGCCGTCCGCGTAGCCCGTATCGCCAAGGAGCTGGTCGAGGCCGTCGATGGCCGCTTCGCTCCTGGCGACGTGAGGTGGATCGTGCTTGGAGACGACGACACGGTATTCTTCCCGGAGAACCTCGCCGGAACCCTAGCGAAGTACGACTGGGAGCGGTGGTACTACGTCGGGGGTCGATCGGAGGGCTTGCAGCAGAACATGGCGCATTCTTTCGGTATGGCATTCGGGGGCGGGGGGCTTGCAATAAGCTATCCGTTGGCGAGGGTTTTGGCGAAGGTTTTGGATTCTTGCCTTGTGAGGTATGCCCATTTGTATGGGAGCGATGCTAGGATTTTTGCCTGCATAACCGAACTAGGGGTCGGCCTGACTTATGAGCCAGGATTCCATCAG GTTGACCTTCGTGGAGACCTTCTGGGGATGTTGTCTGCACATCCATTGGCCCCTTTGGTATCACTCCATCATTTGGACAATGTGGAGCCATTGTTCCCTAGCATGAATCGTACAATGGCCTTGAAGCATTTATTTGAAGCTGTAAATGTGGATCCAGCCAGAATTTTACAGCAGACTGTTTGTTATGACAGCTTGAAAATGCTTACCATTTCAGTTTCCTGGGGTTATACAGTTCAGGTGTTTGAAGGCAATCAACTTCTTCCGGACCTTCTCTCTTTGCAACAGACTTTTACTCCATGGAGAAGAAATCGCAATATCGTTTCTGGTTTGTATATATTTAATACAAGGGAGTTTCCAAGGGACCCATGTGAAAGACCGGTTATTTTCTTTTTGGAAAGTGTATCTTTTGGTAGTGATAGAATCAACAGCAATTACAGCAGACATGTTACTAATGATTGTCTGCAAGGCAGGAGATTAACAAAGAATTTGCAACAGATTAGAGTGTCCTCGCAGAAACTTAATCATGAGATTTGGCAG GCTCCAAGACGACAATGCTGTGATGTTTTACCTTCCTTCACTGACATGGTTTTGAAGATAGATATTAGAAAATGTAAAGATGATGAGTTGATTGCTATGCAACCATAG